From the genome of Vicia villosa cultivar HV-30 ecotype Madison, WI linkage group LG2, Vvil1.0, whole genome shotgun sequence, one region includes:
- the LOC131648662 gene encoding amino acid transporter AVT1I-like, whose product MNANPGIKSYADLGEVTFGYKGRAVIGIFIYLEAFLICVELLILEADNLEKLFPNMRFTVFGLRIGGKSGFVFLTALAILPTTWLRNLGALAYISVGGVLTSVILIACVLWVGEVDGVGFHERGHVIHWTGLSTSMSIFAFCFSAHSLMPTICTSMRDRKQFSKVVLVCFVISTIIYGTIAVLGYMMFGDNLKSQITLNLPKNTISTKIAIYSTVINPFTKYAIEISPITIAIEEKWNVCMSRPISILVRTTVVASSVLVALYIPFFAYIMAFIGAFLSVAISLLFPCVCYLKMNKVRNKFELEMMIIKGILIIATLIGIQGTYISVGRIVNKIKH is encoded by the exons ATGAATGCAAACCCAGGAATTAAATCCTATGCTGATTTAGGTGAGGTTACATTTGGCTACAAAGGAAGAGCAGTGATAGGTATTTTCATATATTTAGAGGCATTTTTAATATGTGTGGAGCTTCTTATTCTAGAAGCAGACAATTTGGAGAAGCTTTTCCCAAACATGAGATTCACAGTGTTTGGCCTAAGAATTGGTGGGAAAAGTGGTTTTGTTTTTCTCACTGCTTTGGCAATACTACCAACAACATGGTTGAGAAACTTGGGAGCTTTGGCCTATATTTCTGTTGGTGGGGTGCTTACTTCTGTTATTTTGATTGCTTGTGTTCTGTGGGTTGGTGAAGTGGATGGTGTGGGATTTCATGAAAGAGGTCATGTCATACATTGGACTGGATTGTCTACTTCTATGAGcatttttgctttttgttttagTGCTCATTCGTTGATGCCTACAATATGCACTTCCATGAGGGACAGAAAACAATTTTCCAAG GTTGTGTTGGTTTGCTTTGTGATAAGCACTATTATCTATGGAACAATTGCCGTTCTAGGCTACATGATGTTTGGAGATAATTTAAAGTCTCAAATCACATTAAATTTACCTAAAAATACAATAAGCACAAAAATAGCAATCTATTCCACCGTAATCAATCCTTTCACAAAGTATGCTATTGAAATTAGCCCCATAACAATTGCTATCGAGGAGAAATGGAATGTATGCATGAGTAGACCTATTAGCATCTTAGTGAGAACAACCGTTGTTGCTAGCAGTGTGCTTGTGGCATTATACATTCCCTTTTTTGCATACATTATGGCATTCATTGGTGCTTTTTTGAGTGTGGCAATCTCATTGTTGTTCCCTTGTGTGTGCTATTTGAAGATGAATAAAGTGCGTAACAAATTTGAGTTAGAGATGATGATCATTAAGGGAATTCTTATCATTGCTACATTGATTGGAATACAAGGCACATATATATCTGTGGGCCGAATAGTGAATAAGATCAAGCATTAA